Proteins from one Rosa chinensis cultivar Old Blush chromosome 7, RchiOBHm-V2, whole genome shotgun sequence genomic window:
- the LOC112176178 gene encoding uncharacterized protein LOC112176178 — MADIRPEDYVKVFAASGQCTHVDYDYKTVFATPIYKVGNMDAVAINNAFNTIMGKDKITEVEFFNFICAGLNIRSVVDPNKPLLVFAKTDGMCSDYDTAVPSSAISVNMDQSIAAGTKRVPVSVPNPASSGQSSATESATDQALAHAFICAWLTRFCIKEAGDQLKNQLASLQKTYLMFYKRSSTVFDTFRPTKEWVNSLRLAFSSFTRCRHTLALHMGVGETYHKVNMSRNYNLLRFCYFQNLEFMGMHSYALLVEIMNKLSLAPALVLTWLRMDGVTAAIDEIAHILQHYDNGMIPDGLSKERVWKYARLINERYFNRMQTSYNPELVAMLSYIKIFLGLADEIGYRSPLNIAAIKGNNLLKASAKRKATIFIECKEQLHSVAADASIIEKIYAKRKTADLPNFTTIQTMEGGPSETFTGGGQNKRGNSDVDQASKKSR, encoded by the coding sequence ATGGCAGATATCAGGCCAGAGGACTATGTAAAGGTATTTGCAGCATCAGGACAATGCACACATGTTGACTACGATTATAAGACAGTATTTGCTACACCAATATATAAAGTAGGGAACATGGATGCTGTGGCCATAAATAATGCGTTTAATACAATTATGGGAAAGGACAAGATTACAGAAGTAGAGTTCTTTAATTTCATTTGTGCTGGGCTAAACATCAGAAGTGTTGTAGATCCCAACAAACCATTATTGGTCTTTGCCAAGACAGATGGGATGTGTTCAGACTATGATACAGCGGTTCCATCAAGTGCAATTAGTGTCAATATGGATCAGAGCATAGCAGCAGGTACAAAACGTGTACCAGTGTCAGTGCCCAACCCAGCATCATCAGGACAGAGCTCTGCAACAGAGAGTGCAACAGACCAAGCATTAGCTCATGCATTCATCTGTGCTTGGTTAACCAGGTTTTGCATCAAGGAAGCAGGTGACCAACTCAAAAACCAGCTAGCATCTCTACAGAAAACATACCTGATGTTTTACAAGAGGAGCTCCACAGTTTTTGACACATTCAGACCCACAAAAGAATGGGTTAACAGCTTAAGGTTGGCCTTCTCTTCTTTCACCAGATGCAGGCATACTCTGGCACTTCACATGGGGGTAGGAGAGACATACCACAAAGTTAACATGTCCAGGAATTATAATCTGCTCAGATTCTGTTACTTCCAAAATCTCGAGTTCATGGGCATGCATTCGTATGCTCTTCTAGTAGAGATCATGAATAAGCTATCTCTAGCTCCTGCTCTTGTTCTGACATGGCTAAGAATGGATGGTGTTACAGCTGCAATAGATGAAATAGCCCATATTCTGCAGCATTATGATAACGGGATGATCCCTGATGGACTCTCGAAAGAAAGGGTGTGGAAGTATGCTAGACTAATAAATGAACGGTATTTCAACAGAATGCAAACTTCTTACAACCCTGAACTTGTTGCTATGCTCAGCTACATAAAGATCTTCCTAGGGCTTGCAGATGAAATAGGGTACAGATCCCCTCTTAACATTGCTGCTATCAAAGGGAATAACCTTCTAAAAGCATCAGCTAAGAGAAAAGCCACCATATTTATAGAATGCAAAGAACAGCTGCACAGTGTGGCCGCCGATGCCTCCATCATAGAAAAAATATATGCCAAACGAAAGACGGCTGATCTCCCCAACTTCACAACAATACAAACTATGGAAGGAGGACCTAGTGAGACTTTCACAGGTGGGGGACAAAATAAGAGAGGAAACAGTGATGTGGACCAAGCATCCAAGAAGTCCAGATGA